The Leptospira noumeaensis genome includes the window TCACACTCATCCAATTAGAAAAATTTCATAATCGTTACCCACATGAATTGTCAGGGGGCCAACGCCAACGTGTGGCTCTTGCCCGTGCCCTTGCCATTGAACCAAAATTTTTATTACTCGATGAACCTTTCGGTGCCCTCGATGCCAAAGTCAGAAAGGAACTCAGAAACTGGTTACGAAGACTCCATGATGAAATCCACATAACAAGTGTTTTTGTCACTCATGACCAAGAAGAAGCACTCGAAGTCAGTGACCGAGTTGTCATCCTCAATCATGGCCAACTGGAACAAGTGGGAAGCCCTGACGAAGTGTACAACAAACCCAAGTCTCCTTTTGTTTTTCATTTTCTTGGAGATGTGAATCTTTTCCACGGAAGGATCGAAGAAGGAAAAACAAAAATTGGAAATTTGGCCCTGGATAGCACGGAACACCAAGACGTAAAAGAATCGGTGGCCGTGGCCTATGTTCGTCCTTATGATGTGGAAATTGTCAGAGAGTCTGACCAAGGGATCGCCGCCGAAATCCAATACATCCATTCCACGGGAAGGAATGTGAGAGTGGAACTGAAACGTGTGGACACGGGGACACTCATTGAATCAGTTCTCGAGCAGGAAACCTACCGTCTTTTGAACCTTTTGCCTGGCGAGACGGTCTACCTAAGGATTAAAAAAGCAAAAGTATACGTAGAAGACTTCTCTATCTAGTATTTTCCGCTAATATAGTTTACAAATCGTCCAATATACAAAACATTGGACGGTAGGATTGGAAAAAAATGGGAAATTTGGAAGTTTTGACAGAAACCTATGCCTCCCTCTCCCTGGAACAGGGATTACGACAACTTAGTCTGGACTTCTCCGGAAAAGTTGTTTTCACGACGAGTTTTGGATTGGAAGACCAAGCCATCACTCACGCGATTCTCGCAAACCAAATCGAGATTCGAATCGCAACTCTGGATACAGGCCGCCTCTTCCAAGAAACCTATGATGTTTGGCAAAAAACAAACATTCGTTATGGGGCAAAAATTGAAGCCTTTTATCCAAACGAAAAAGAAATTCAAAACTTTGTGGTAGAGAATGGTCCAAATGCCTTCTATGATTCCCAAGATTTACGAAAAGAATGTTGCCGGATACGTAAACTTGTTCCCCTCGATGCCATTTTAAAAAACACAGAAGTTTGGGTGACGGGACTCCGAAAAGATCAATCCGGATTTCGAACGGAAATGTCTATTTTTGAATCGGATCCTCAAAGAAATTTAATCAAATACCAACCACTACTTTTATGGTCTTTTGAAGATACTTGGAAGTATATCAGAGAACACAATGTACCATACAACCTATTACACGATAAAGGTTTTCCAAGCATTGGTTGTGCTCCCTGCACCCGTGCCATTGAACCAGGGGAAGACTTTCGTGCAGGAAGATGGTGGTGGGAACAAGAATCTAAAAAAGAGTGCGGCTTACACTGGGTAGACGGCAAACTCACACCAAAAAAAGGATAATACCAACATGACCGATTTACATCGACTTTCCCATCTAGACCAACTAGAATCGGAGGCCATTTATATTTTAAGAGAAGTAGCAGCTCAATTTGAAAGACCTGCTCTTTTGTTTTCTGGAGGGAAGGACTCCATTTGTCTTGTACATCTTGCACTTAAAGCCTTTCGACCTGGTAAATTTCCATTTCCTTTAGTTCATATTGATACAGGGCATAACTTTGATGAGGCGCTTAAATTTAGAGACAACCTTGCCGAACGAACTGGTGAAAAACTAATTGTTCGTTATGTACAAGACTCCATCGACCAAGGAAAAGCGGTCGAAGAAAAAGGAAAGTTTCCTAGCCGTAATGCCATCCAAGCTGTGACACTTCTCGATACCATTGCTGAATTTAAGTTTGATGCTTGTATTGGTGGCGCTCGTAGGGATGAAGAAAAAGCTCGTGCTAAAGAAAGAATTTTTTCTGTAAGAGATGAATTTGGATCTTGGGATCCTAAACTACAACGCCCAGAACTTTGGAATATCTATAATGGTAAAATCCATGTGGGTGAAAACGTTAGGGTATTTCCAATCAGTAACTGGACAGAACTTGATGTTTGGGAATACATTCGCAAAGAAAAAATCGAACTCCCTTCCCTATATTTTTCACACCAAAGGGAAATTGTATGGCGAGAAGACCTAGTGTTTCCGGTATCAAAGTTCATCTCTTTAGATAATACAGACAAAGTAGAAACTAGAACCGTTCGTTTCCGAACTGTGGGTGATATGACTTGTACGGCAGCCGTAGAATCAGAAGCCAATTCCATCGACGATATCATTCGTGAAATTCAAATTTCTAGAACCACCGAAAGAGGATCTCGTTTAGATGACAAACGTTCTGAAGCAGCGATGGAAGATAGAAAAAAAGGCGGATACTTTTAATGGATATTTTACGTTTTATTACGGCAGGAAGTGTGGATGATGGGAAATCAACTCTCATCGGACGATTGTTATACGATAGTAAATCAATTTTTCAAGACCAATTAGAAGCCATTGAAAAAGCAGGACAGGTTAATGGTCAAATCAACCTAGCACTACTCACCGATGGATTAAAAGCGGAAAGAGAACAAGGAATCACTATCGATATCGCTTATAAATATTTTTCTACACCAAAAAGAAAGTTTATCATAGCCGATGCACCGGGCCATGTCCAATACACAAGAAACATGGTGACGGGAGCTTCTAACTCTGATCTTGCGATCATTTTAATTGATGCAAGAAAAGGTGTGATCGAACAAACTTACCGCCACTCTTATATTGTTTCCCTACTTCGTATTCCCTATGTTGTTGTATGTATCAATAAAATGGACTTAGTTGATTTTTCGGAAGAGGTGTTTTTAAATATCCAAAAACAATATCTGGAATTTGCCAAAGACCTAGATTTAAAATCCATCCACTTCCTACCTATCTCCGCACTGAACGGGGACAATGTGGTTGATTTATCAACGTCCATGCCTTGGTGGAAAGGAAAATCCCTTCTTGGATTTTTAGAAGGAATCGAAATCCATACAGAAGAAGAATCACCTGCTCCCAGATTTCCTGTTCAAAATGTGATTCGTCCTCAAACAACAGAACACCATGATTACAGAGGTTATGCGGGACAAATCAGAAGTGGACACTTCACTGTTGGTGATTCCATTACCGTTTTACCCAGTGGACTCAAATCCAAAATCAAAGCCATTGATACCTATGCCGGTTCCATAAACACTGCCTATGCCCCAATGTCTGTGGCCATTCGACTGGAAGATGAAATTGATGTGAGTCGGGGAGATATGCTCGTTGTCACAGGACAGGAACCAACCACCTCACAAGATTTGGAAGCCCATATCTGTTGGATGGACCAAAAAGCCATGACACCAGGTTCAAAGTATTTACTCAGACAGACCACAAATGCCGTGAAAGCCTCCATTCGCTCTTTGGAATACCGAGTGGAAACAAGCACCCATGAAAAAAAAGAACAGGCAAGTCTTGGACTCAATGAAATTGGTAAGGTGACGATCAGGACAGCAAAACCTGTAGCCTACGATCCCTATTCCAAAATCAGAGGGACAGGTAGTTTTGTTCTAGTCGATGAAGGAACCAACCAGACCGTGGCAGCGGGGATGTTATTATAGAACTTTAGTTCAATATAACAGATTTTTTCTTGCTATAAAATAACAGGGTTCAATAAGATGGCAGTAGTATGAGCCGAGCCACTACCATTGCCACCCATTGGATTCGAAAGTCCTTCATCGGGGAGACAAAACTTCCCATTGTTTACGAACCTGGAGAGGACAAGGATCTAAAAGACCTAACCGCCTGGATCCAGAAAAACCAGAAAGAATGGCGAGAGGATTTGAAAACCTACGGAGCCATTCTCTTTCGCGGGTTTCCTGTTCACGAAGCATCCGATTTCCAATCCATTCTCTTTGCAACAGAGGAAAAAAAACTCGGCGAATTTTATTTGGGCACCTCTCCCAGAGATCAGGTCGTAAAACACGTGTTTACTGCCAGTGAACTTCCTCCTCACTACCCAATCATGCAACATGCCGAGATGAGTTTTCTCGACAACCCTCCGAAACTTTTATTTTTTTATGCAGAAAAAGCATCCGAAACAGGAGGGGAAACTCCCCTTACCGATCTACGGGAAATTTACAAAGACGTAGATCCTAAAATCAAAGATAAAATTAAAAAATATGGAATTCGTTATAGAAGGCGTTACGATGGTCCGTCTACCACAGCACGTTTTTCCTTATGGAAAACAAAACGTTGGGATGAAATGTTTGGAACGACAAATCTTGATGAAGTAAAAAAGATTTCTGATAAAAACAGATTTAAGTTGGATTGGTCGGGAGTTGATTCCTTAACCATCACCAATGAACAATCTGGTTTCCGCGTCCATCCAGAAGCAAAAACAACTGCATGGCACAACCATTCGCAAACCTTTCACTACCAAGCAGCTGTGAGTGAAGTATGGAAAATTTTCAAAAGACAAAAAACATTTCGTTCTTTTGGTGTGGCACTACTCCTCACTCTTCTAACATTAATCAAACGAATTTCAGGACAAGAGTCTCATGATGTTCATGTCACTTATGGGAATGGGGAAGAGATTTCTGCAGGAGAAATGAAATCCATCACAAATGTTTTTTGGAAACATCTAGTAGCCATTCCTTGGCAAACGGGAGATGTTCTTATCATCGATAACTTATCAGTTTCTCATGGTAGACTTCCCTTCACAGGCCCACGTCGAATTCTCGTAGGATGGTCAGATTAAATGGATATCAATGCAGTTCGCCTCAATTTCAACAAAGACTCAGTTTACCTAATCAATGCACTGGTTGGTTTTATTATGTTTGGGATCGCTTTGGAATTAAAACTCCAAGACTTCAAACATCTTTTGCGTTACCCCAAACCTGCGTTTGTTGGTATTTTTAGCCAATACATACTGTTACCCCTTGCCACCCTTCTCATCATTTGGGTGATCAATCCTCATCCAGGACTTGCTCTCGGAATGGTGCTTGTGGCTGCTTGTCCCGGTGGGAGTATGTCGAACTTTTTCACGCATTTGGCAAAAGGAAATTTAGCACTCTCAGTGAGTCTGACAACTTTTTCCTCAGCATTTTCTTTTATATTAACACCACTTGGATTTTTCTTTTGGGGGAATTTACTCCCAGTCACCAGAGAATATCTTAAGTCCATCTCAGTCAGTCCCTATGAGATTTTGGTTTCCATCACAGTGCTCCTGGTTGTCC containing:
- a CDS encoding sulfate/molybdate ABC transporter ATP-binding protein, translating into MPIEINNVNKTFGSFTALKEVNLSIPDGELVALLGPSGSGKTTLLRIIAGLEEPSSGKVEFVGENLSKSKIQNGEVGFVFQHYALFRHMTIAENIAFGLEVRPKNLRPSKKEIGEKVSKLLTLIQLEKFHNRYPHELSGGQRQRVALARALAIEPKFLLLDEPFGALDAKVRKELRNWLRRLHDEIHITSVFVTHDQEEALEVSDRVVILNHGQLEQVGSPDEVYNKPKSPFVFHFLGDVNLFHGRIEEGKTKIGNLALDSTEHQDVKESVAVAYVRPYDVEIVRESDQGIAAEIQYIHSTGRNVRVELKRVDTGTLIESVLEQETYRLLNLLPGETVYLRIKKAKVYVEDFSI
- a CDS encoding phosphoadenylyl-sulfate reductase; translated protein: MGNLEVLTETYASLSLEQGLRQLSLDFSGKVVFTTSFGLEDQAITHAILANQIEIRIATLDTGRLFQETYDVWQKTNIRYGAKIEAFYPNEKEIQNFVVENGPNAFYDSQDLRKECCRIRKLVPLDAILKNTEVWVTGLRKDQSGFRTEMSIFESDPQRNLIKYQPLLLWSFEDTWKYIREHNVPYNLLHDKGFPSIGCAPCTRAIEPGEDFRAGRWWWEQESKKECGLHWVDGKLTPKKG
- the cysD gene encoding sulfate adenylyltransferase subunit CysD; translated protein: MTDLHRLSHLDQLESEAIYILREVAAQFERPALLFSGGKDSICLVHLALKAFRPGKFPFPLVHIDTGHNFDEALKFRDNLAERTGEKLIVRYVQDSIDQGKAVEEKGKFPSRNAIQAVTLLDTIAEFKFDACIGGARRDEEKARAKERIFSVRDEFGSWDPKLQRPELWNIYNGKIHVGENVRVFPISNWTELDVWEYIRKEKIELPSLYFSHQREIVWREDLVFPVSKFISLDNTDKVETRTVRFRTVGDMTCTAAVESEANSIDDIIREIQISRTTERGSRLDDKRSEAAMEDRKKGGYF
- a CDS encoding sulfate adenylyltransferase subunit 1, which translates into the protein MDILRFITAGSVDDGKSTLIGRLLYDSKSIFQDQLEAIEKAGQVNGQINLALLTDGLKAEREQGITIDIAYKYFSTPKRKFIIADAPGHVQYTRNMVTGASNSDLAIILIDARKGVIEQTYRHSYIVSLLRIPYVVVCINKMDLVDFSEEVFLNIQKQYLEFAKDLDLKSIHFLPISALNGDNVVDLSTSMPWWKGKSLLGFLEGIEIHTEEESPAPRFPVQNVIRPQTTEHHDYRGYAGQIRSGHFTVGDSITVLPSGLKSKIKAIDTYAGSINTAYAPMSVAIRLEDEIDVSRGDMLVVTGQEPTTSQDLEAHICWMDQKAMTPGSKYLLRQTTNAVKASIRSLEYRVETSTHEKKEQASLGLNEIGKVTIRTAKPVAYDPYSKIRGTGSFVLVDEGTNQTVAAGMLL
- a CDS encoding TauD/TfdA family dioxygenase; its protein translation is MSRATTIATHWIRKSFIGETKLPIVYEPGEDKDLKDLTAWIQKNQKEWREDLKTYGAILFRGFPVHEASDFQSILFATEEKKLGEFYLGTSPRDQVVKHVFTASELPPHYPIMQHAEMSFLDNPPKLLFFYAEKASETGGETPLTDLREIYKDVDPKIKDKIKKYGIRYRRRYDGPSTTARFSLWKTKRWDEMFGTTNLDEVKKISDKNRFKLDWSGVDSLTITNEQSGFRVHPEAKTTAWHNHSQTFHYQAAVSEVWKIFKRQKTFRSFGVALLLTLLTLIKRISGQESHDVHVTYGNGEEISAGEMKSITNVFWKHLVAIPWQTGDVLIIDNLSVSHGRLPFTGPRRILVGWSD
- a CDS encoding bile acid:sodium symporter family protein, which gives rise to MDINAVRLNFNKDSVYLINALVGFIMFGIALELKLQDFKHLLRYPKPAFVGIFSQYILLPLATLLIIWVINPHPGLALGMVLVAACPGGSMSNFFTHLAKGNLALSVSLTTFSSAFSFILTPLGFFFWGNLLPVTREYLKSISVSPYEILVSITVLLVVPLILGILFQKLFPKLTHTVKKAVQRISILLLGFFIVGALASNFKFFKEYIHLLFGLVFLMNLAGLSLGYYFAKLFRLPLNDRKTVAIETGIQNSSLGLAIVFGFFDGLGGMAMICAWWGIWHLIAGAAVATYWNKTTPKELES